The following is a genomic window from Takifugu rubripes chromosome 13, fTakRub1.2, whole genome shotgun sequence.
ATATAAAGGTTCCTGGAAGGGGTAGATTCGGAGACTTACATCGATTATTGATCGCAGCTCCGTCCTGTCCACAAAGCCATTATTGTCTCTGTCATACACCTTGAAAGACCAGCGCAACTTATGTACCAGGTCTCCCCTGAAAACCAGGTTCAGCGCCGCCACGAACTCCAGGAAGTCGATAGTGTTGTCCTGAGAACGGCAGGAGAAATGAGAGCGGGGCCACGTTGCCACCCGCTGACCTGAGACAGCTTCAATCTCTCACCCCATTTTTGTCAAAGGCCCGGAACATTCTCTCTGCGTACTCTGCTGCCTCCCCCGTTGGGTCCACCCCAAAGAAACGCTTGAACTCGTGCAGGAAAAGCTGTCCGCTTGGGCACTCCGTTACAAATTTCTTGTACATGTCCTGAAGTGCTCTGATGTCGATCTCCTTGCTGTTCTCTGTCTGCTGCGTTTGCCCCATGGCTG
Proteins encoded in this region:
- the LOC101070449 gene encoding guanylyl cyclase-activating protein 2-like, translated to MGQTQQTENSKEIDIRALQDMYKKFVTECPSGQLFLHEFKRFFGVDPTGEAAEYAERMFRAFDKNGDNTIDFLEFVAALNLVFRGDLVHKLRWSFKVYDRDNNGFVDRTELRSIIDSIHRIKKDSGSQLTVDEVVDRIFQAADSDGDGYISAEEFIRGAQQDPWLLNILKLDMNPAGWVMEQRRKSAHF